A single genomic interval of Hydractinia symbiolongicarpus strain clone_291-10 chromosome 8, HSymV2.1, whole genome shotgun sequence harbors:
- the LOC130656038 gene encoding uncharacterized protein LOC130656038: MAVCNAAGKVLDPFIIFQGKNFQSTWRGENGLPNTFYAVTPNGWMNTITFADWFDKFSDQNAARPMLLFYDGHMSHISIPVIQKALDQNILLLKFPPHVTDILQPLDKCCFGPLKRSWENLLNERINRFGLVKKVDKPEFVNLLATVWHEGMNEGNVKAGFESTGIWPLNREKYDTSRFDVRLVHRYDEWVASGKPSLDWTTCNSGKDAPKAVKKPLTDSNVEFTVDNTSTETKISTPKASGSKMCSNNTPTKIHSSAKHFSKQVMDTIGPFPFDAPLGFQWVPNGWKLEPVSSTPTPTTAPIVNKSFEELFLNKIKPMEKPGVKKRRKINLAATVVSDAELLQEIINKESEKKNSKKKSKVA; this comes from the coding sequence ATGGCTGTATGCAACGCTGCTGGTAAAGTTCTTGACCCTTTTAtcatatttcaaggtaaaaactTTCAGTCAACTTGGAGAGGCGAAAATGGTCTACCAAATACATTTTACGCTGTCACACCAAATGGATGGATGAATACAATCACGTTCGCAGATTGGTTTGATAAGTTTTCTGACCAAAATGCTGCTAGAccaatgttgttgttttatgaCGGACACATGAGTCACATTTCCATACCAGTGATCCAGAAAGCTTTGGATCAAAATATCCTTCTGTTAAAGTTCCCACCACACGTTACGGATATACTTCAGCCCCTCGACAAGTGCTGTTTTGGGCCACTAAAACGATCCTGGGAGAACTTGCTGAACGAAAGAATTAATCGTTTTGGATTGGTGAAAAAGGTCGATAAACCTGAATTTGTCAATCTTTTAGCCACTGTATGGCATGAAGGAATGAACGAGGGAAATGTAAAGGCAGGTTTCGAATCCACTGGAATCTGGCCTCTCAACCGCGAGAAATACGATACTTCTCGCTTTGACGTGCGACTTGTCCATCGCTATGATGAGTGGGTTGCTTCGGGAAAACCCTCCCTTGACTGGACAACCTGTAACAGTGGAAAAGACGCACCAAAAGCAGTCAAAAAACCTTTGACAGATAGTAATGTAGAGTTCACTGTAGATAACACATCAACAGAAACCAAAATATCGACACCTAAAGCAAGTGGGTCGAAAATGTGTAGCAACAATACTCCTACAAAAATTCATTCATCAgctaaacatttttctaaacaagTGATGGATACTATTGGCCCGTTCCCCTTTGATGCTCCATTAGGTTTTCAGTGGGTACCCAACGGCTGGAAGCTTGAACCAGTGTCATCAACACCAACACCAACTACTGCGCCAATAGTAAATAAGTCGTTCGAGGAGCTTTTCTTAAACAAGATCAAGCCTATGGAAAAACCTGGTGTGAAAAAAAGACGCAAAATTAACTTGGCTGCTACTGTAGTTAGCGATGCAGAACTTCTGCAAGAAATTATTAACAAGGAAAgcgaaaagaaaaacagtaaaaaaaaaagtaaagttgCTTAA
- the LOC130653724 gene encoding uncharacterized protein LOC130653724 yields the protein MSLVVPLDDFFLCGRSAAEVNSYLESIQSMCAKLGVPIVENKTAGPSQTLTYLGIEIDSQQRIIRLPANKYRELHKALLAWSGRKKCTKRELLTLIGSLSFAAKVVCFIQGDPITADSLSLFKDASTVGFGTVFRNSWFCAPWPPTFHSFRINILELFAIVAAVRTWVVNGAICRSSCVALRHIAG from the exons ATGAG TCTTGTAGTTCCTCTTG ACGATTTCTTCCTTTGTGGGAGGTCTGCAGCAGAAGTAAATAGTTACTTAGAATCCATTCAGTCGATGTGCGCTAAACTAGGTGTCCCTATTGTAGAGAACAAAACCGCAGGACCTTCACAAACTTTAACCTACCTGGGCATTGAGATTGACTCTCAGCAACGGATCATTCGCTTGCCAGCAAATAAGTACAGGGAGTTACACAAAGCTTTATTGGCTTGGTCTGGTAGGAAGAAGTGCACTAAACGAGAATTGCTTACCTTGATTGGCTCTTTATCTTTCGCTGCGAAAGTG GTCTGTTTCATTCAAGGCGACCCAATCACAGCCGATTCACTTAGCCTCTTTAAGGATGCATCAACGGTAGGATTTGGTACTGTTTTTCGCAATAGTTGGTTTTGTGCTCCATGGCCCCCAACATTTCATTCTTTTCGTATTAATATATTGGAGCTTTTCGCAATTGTAGCAGCGGTTAGGACGTGGGTTGTGAATGGCGCAATCTGCAGATCATCATGTGTGGCACTCAGGCACATCGCAGGATAA